The genomic stretch TATAACCAAAGCATACCACCATATTATTCATAAGGTGAAGAATTTATCAAGAGGAAAAAAGATTCTTATGAAAGAAATACCGTCAGCCTGATTAGCAGCTGACGGTATTTTCGATATTCAAAATGTGATATAGCTCTTCAAGCTTACGAATCTCATAGGTTGGTATGATCTCTGGCACATTCGGCTTCATGTCAGGGTTCATCCAGCAAGTATCAAGCCCGGCGAGCTGTCCGCCTTTGATATCAGCAGTTAGTGAATCCCCGATGATTAATGTGTGCTCTGCTGAAAATTGAGGAATCCGTTCAAACACGTAATTGAAATATTCCTTCATCGGCTTTTGGAAGCCGGTGTCTTCAGAAACGAAAATGTCCTTGAAGAATGGAAATAATCCTGAATCACGGAGACGCTTATATTGTGTGTGAGACACGCCGTTTGTCACGATGTACAAATCAAACTGTTGCTGCAGATTTGAGATGAGATCAAATGCACCGTCAATAAGCTGATGTCCTTCTTCAAGAAAGCGGCGGTATTTTTGCTCAAGCAAAGCGCCGTCCGCTTCGTAACCGTACTCCTTGAGCAAAGCGGAAAAACGTGTGTTTACGACTTCATCCCGTGTCATCTTACCTTCTTCAAAGGCTCTCCAGAGACCTTGATTGATGGTTTTATACTGCGCCTTCATGTCATTTGTTAAAGGAATGTTCTGATCTTCAAACAGCAAACGCAGGGCTAAAGCTTCTGCCGCTTGAAAATCAAGGATGGTATCATCTACATCAAATAATAAAGTGCGGTATCGCTTCATCTGTGTGTCTCCCTTTCTCATATGTATTCAAAGTATAGCACATAAAAAAAGGAAAAAGCCGGCGGGTGAGGCACCGCCGGCTGAAAAGAGATTATTTGTTTAATAAGCTGTGTTTTCTCGAATATAGGAAGTAAACCAGCGTTCCGACAGCGATCCAGATGACAAATGAAAGCCATGTGACGCCGGGAAGGCTGTACATGAACCAAAGGCAGATGCCTGCGCTGATAATCGGCACAACCGGAACGAATGGCACTCTGAAGGACGCTTTGATTTCAGGATGTTTCTTTCTTAACACAATGACAGCAATGGAAATGACCGTAAACGCGGCAAGTGTTCCCATGTTCACCAGATGGGCCAGCGTTCCGAGGTTAATAAAGCCGGCGATTCCCGCTGCAACGATCCCTGTCAGCCATGTGTTGCGGAACGGGGTTTTAAATGACGGATGAACCTTTGCGAACAATCCAGGCAGAAGGCCGTCTCTGCTCATGGCAAATGTCAAGCGGACCTGTGCGTACAGCAAAGCGAGCATCACCGTCGTAATCCCGATAATCGCACCGACAGAAATAATTCCGGCAACAGCGTCCTGTCCGACGAATTTCAGCGCAAAGGATACAGGATCTCCGACATTCAATTTGGCATAAGGCATCATGCCTGTCAGCACAAGCGATACCGCGATGTACAGAACCGTACAGACGGCTAGAGCTGAAATAATGCCGACGGGCATGTTTTTTTGCGGATTTTTCACTTCCTCTGATGCGTTAGAAACCGCGTCAAACCCAAGGTACGCGAAGAATACAGTGGCAGCGCTAAGTATGACGCCTTTCATCCCGAATGGCATAAAAGGAGACCAGTTATCCGGTTTCACATAGCCGATGCCGACAATAATGAACAATAATATGATCGCGATTTTCATCAGTACGATGACGTTGTTAAAGCGTGTGCTTTCCTTGACGCCTCTGCTGACAATCGCAGTGATGAGGAGAATGATCACCGCAGCCGGAAGGTTAAATACGGCGCCCGCCATGCTTCCCGGCGCTCCTGTCAGTGCAGCCGGAATATGAAGATTGAAGCCGGCAAGCAGTGATTGAAAGTATGAAGACCAGCCGGTGGCAACCGCCGACAGTGCAATGACATATTCAAGCATGAGATCCCATCCGATCAAAAAGGCGAGCAGCTCTCCAAGTGTCACGTATGAGTATGAGTACACGCTTCCCGAAATCGGAATGGAAGACGAAAACTCAGCATAACAGAAAGCAGCCAGCGCACAGGCGAGCCCCGCTAAAATAAACGATATGATGAGGGCGGGACCTGCACCGGTCGCTGCCACTGTTCCTGTAATGACAAAAATCCCTGTACCGATGACACAACCGATACCGAGCAAGGTTAAATCAAATGCGCTTAACGTACGGGCAAGGCTTTTTGACTTGCTCTGCGCACTCAATGTTTCAAGCGGTTTTTTTCTAAATAATGAACTCATCAAAAGTTCCTCCTAGAAATATTCAAAATATTCTAATCATTATATGCAGTTCTTGTTGTATTATATTGTCGAAATTTGACGTAGTCAATAAAATATTTTTCTGCTTTAAATGATAGAAGCGAAACAGCGTTGTCGTATCATAGGATAGTAATTTTTACTAATCGTATATTCAATTTTATGCAAGATGAACCGATAGAAAAAATAGATTCGCCCATATTTTGATTTGCGGTTATAAAGGAGATGCTGACCATGTTTCAATATGAAGAGTTGAATAAACAGTTTATCGGCGGGAAATGGCAGGAGGGCAGCAGCCCAAATGTATTGGAAAACAAAAATCCTTATACTCAAAAAACATTCACAACATTCCGTAAAGCGACTGCTGACGATGTAGATGAAGCGTATCGGGCAGCGGCGCTGGCAAAGAAAAAATGGGATGCGGTCAACCCGTTCGAGAAAAGAACCATTTTAGAAAAAGCCGTCACGTATATTGAAGAAAATGAAGAAGCCATTATTTATTTGATTATGGAGGAGCTAGGCGGTACAAGGCTCAAAGCAGCTTTTGAAATCGGTCTTGTCAAAAACATCATAAAAGAAGCGGCAACGTTCCCAATCCGCATGGAGGGGAAAATTCTTCCGTCAACAATAGATGGCAAGGAAAACAGATTATATCGCGTGCCGGCAGGCGTTGTCGGTGTCATCAGTCCGTTTAACTTCCCATTCTTTTTATCTATGAAATCAGTGGCGCCTGCACTCGGAGCCGGCAATGGCGTTGTGCTAAAGCCGCATGAGGAAACGCCGATTTGCGGCGGAACGCTGATTGCGAAAATTTTTGAGAACGCGGGAATTCCAGCGGGGCTGCTGAATGTTGTTGTCACAGACATTGCTGAAATCGGCGACAGCTTCGTTGAGCATCCAGTGCCGCGGATCATCTCATTTACCGGTTCTACGAAAGTCGGCAGCTACATCGGACAGCTTGCGATGAAGCATTTTAAAAAGCCGCTTCTTGAGCTTGGCGGGAACAGCGCCTTCATCGTACTTGAGGATGCAGATATAGAATATGCGGTCAATGCGGCGGTGTTCAGCCGATTTACACATCAAGGGCAGATTTGCATGTCAGCCAACCGCGTGCTTGTTCATTCTTCTATTTATGACAAGTTCCTTGAGCTGTACCAGGCAAAAGTGGAATCGCTGAAAGTCGGCGACCCAATGGACCCTGATACGATTATCGGGCCATTAATCAACAGCAGACAGACGGACGGGCTGATGAAGACTGTAGAGCAAGCAATTGAAGAAGGCGCTGTACCAGTGAAGCTTGGCGGATTTAACGGGACGATCGTGGAACCGACGATCTTAAAAGACGTCAAACCGTTCATGAGCATTGCCAAGGAAGAGCTGTTCGGACCAGTCGTCTCCTTTATGAAGTTTGATTCAGAAGACGAAGCGGTGGATATCGCAAACGAAACCCCGTTTGGCTTGAGCGGTGCCGTACATACGTCAAATCTTGAGCGCGGCGTGGCTTTTGCGAAACGCATTGAAACAGGCATGATTCACGTCAATGACACGACCATCAATGATGAACCGAATGTAGCCTTCGGCGGTGAAAAGCAATCAGGCCTCGGCCGTTTAAACGGTGAGTGGAGCCTCGAAGAATTTACAACGCTGAAATGGATCTCGGTCCAGCACGAAAAACGCAGCTTCCCTTATTAATGAAAAGGAGTGAATGGAATTGACCATAAATACGGAAAAAGAAACCGCAGATATTCTGGACGCATTTATCAAAGTAGCCCCTTATTTAAACAGCCTGGTTCAGGATGATATTACAATCGGCATTTATGATACGGAAAAACTGCTCGTGAATATACCGGCCAAAACCTTTTCGCTGAACGTAAAAGCCGGCGATCCGCTGCAGGAAGGGGATATCATCACAGATGCCATCCGCAGCAATCAGAAGAAGACGAGCATGGTTCCGAAAGAATTGTTCGGCTTCCCATTGATCGCGCGTGCCATCCCGCTGCACGACGAGAATGGAAGAGTCATTGGAGGCGTCGGCCTCGGAACGAGCCTTGAGGAGTCGTCAAAGCTGCATGATGTCGCGGAAAGCTTATCAGCTGTTGTTGAACAAACAGCCGCGGCTATTTCCGACATTTCTGAATCAATTAACGGGTTTTCAACTCAAATGTCGGGCATTTCCTCTCAGGCGAAAAAAGTAAGCGAAAGCGCCGGTGAAATCGCCGATATTTCAGTAACTGTTAAAGGCATCTCGGACCAAAGCAATCTGCTCGGCTTGAACGCCGCGATCGAAGCGGCAAGAGCAGGGGAGTCCGGAAAAGGATTCTCTGTCGTCGCAGATGAGATCAGAAAGCTAGCGACGCATTCAAAAGAAAATGTCGGCCAAATTGACCAGATTACGAAAAAAATCCACAGCCTGCTGAAAGGGCTGGAGGAATCCATTGAGTCGATTAACCAGCATACAGACGGACAAGCCGCTGCTGTTGAACAAATTTCCGCCACGATGCAGGAGATTTCAGGAAGCGCGCAGCATCTTGCGAAAATGGCCGAAAAAGCGCTTGAGGAAGAGTAAGAGACCGGGGACAAACATCCCCGGTCTTTTTCTTATCCTGCATTTCCATGAAATTCGTCTGACGTTTTACTAGTTTTATTCCAGCGGCTGATTTAAAATGTACACATGAACTTACGTGAGGATTGATAGGAACCATGAGCATATTAAAAGCGGAAAATCTTTATAAAACATACGGAGATAAAACATTATTTGACCATATCTCCTTTCATATTGAAGAGAATGAGAGAATCGGATTAATCGGGCCGAACGGAACAGGAAAATCAACGCTGTTGAAAGTGATTGCCGGCTTGGAATCTATCGAAGAAGGAGAAATCACGAAATCCGGAAGCGTGCAGGTCGAATTTCTTCATCAAGACCCGGAGCTGCCTGCGGGGCAAACAGTGCTGGAGCATATCTATTCCGGTGAATCGGCTGTGATGAAAACCTTGCGTGAATATGAAAAAGCGCTGTATGAACTGGGGAAAGATCCCGAAAATGAACAGCGCCAGAAACACCTGCTGGCAGCACAAGCGAAAATGGACGCGAACAATGCATGGGATGCAAACACCTTGGCAAAAACCGTATTGTCTAAGCTGGGCGTCAACGACGTAACAAAACCGGTCAATGAGCTCTCAGGCGGCCAGAAAAAACGGGTGGCCATTGCCAAAAACTTAATTCAGCCCGCTGATTTGCTCATTTTGGACGAGCCGACAAACCATTTGGATAATGAAACGATTGAGTGGCTTGAAGGGTATTTAAGCCAATATCCCGGCGCCGTCATGCTGGTGACGCACGATAGATATTTCTTAAACCGTGTCACCAACCGCATTTATGAGCTTGAAAGAGGCAGCCTCTACACTTACAAAGGCAACTATGAAGTGTTTTTAGAAAAACGCGCGGAACGGGAAGCGCAGGCTGAGCAAAAGGAAACGAAGCGGCAAAACCTGCTGCGCCGCGAACTGGCTTGGCTCAGACGAGGAGCGAAAGCCCGCTCCACAAAACAAAAAGCGAGAATTGACCGGGTAGAGACGCTTAAAGAGCAGACAGGCCCTCAGTCATCAGGTTCACTCGATTTTGCCATTGGCTCGCACCGTCTCGGAAAACAGGTTATTGAAGCGGAGAACGTCATGATCGCTTATGACGGCCGCATGCTCGTCGACCGTTTTAATGAACTTGTCATACCAGGTGAACGGATCGGGATCATCGGGCCGAACGGCATCGGGAAAACAACGCTGTTAAATGCCCTTGCCGGCCGTCATACGCCGGACGGAGGCGATATTACGATCGGACAGACGGTCAGAATCGGCTACTATACTCAGGATCATAGTGAAATGAACGGTGAGTTAAAAGTCATTGACTATATAAAAGAAACGGCGGAGGTCGTAAAAACGGCAGATGGCGATATGATTACAGCTGAACAAATGCTCGAGCGTTTCCTCTTCCCGCGTTCGATGCAGCAGACGTATATCCGCAAGCTGTCCGGCGGGGAAAAACGCCGTTTATACTTGCTTCAGGTTCTCATGCAGGAGCCGAATGTCCTGTTTCTCGATGAGCCGACGAACGATTTGGATACTGAAACATTAAGCGTTCTTGAGGATTATATTGACCAGTTCCCAGGCGTCGTCATCACCGTATCCCATGACCGCTATTTCCTTGACCGCGTCGTCGACCGTTTGATTGTATTTGAAGGAAATGGTGTCATTTCCCGCTTTCAAGGCTCCTATAGCGACTATATGGAGGAGTCAAAAGCGAAAAAAGCGGCCCCAAAACCGGCAGCTGAGGAAAAAACGGCTGAAGCCGAGCCGAAGAAAAAACGGAAAAAGCTTTCTTACAAAGACCAGTTGGAATGGGACGGCATCGAAGATAAAATTGCCCAGCTGGAAGAAAAGCATGAACAGCTTGAAGCTGACATCGCCGCAGCAGGCAGTGATTTTGGCAAAATCCAAGAGCTGATGGCCGAGCAGGCGAAAACGGCGGAAGAGCTTGAGGCTGCGATGGACCGCTGGACAGAATTGTCCCTCATGATCGAAGAACTGGAAAGCTAAAAAGCGTGGCCGCAGCAGGCCGCGCTTTTTTTCACATAATGGACAAAAACGAACCGGCCTGCTTATGTTAGGATAAAGTTGTGTGTCAGCGGCACATGGAAAACTAACGGAGATGATGAAGTATGACATGGGCGATCGTGATGTTAATTCTCATGAGTCTGGTGAAAATCGTATTAACCTGTCTTCCTACAGGCGTCATAGAATGGCTGCTCGGCAAATTTGAAGTGCACGCCAAGCTGAGTGACGAAAATGCGAGTCTCTCTCTAGATGGAAAACGCCTCGAGGGTGCAGAGAAGCAGAAAGTGATTGATCAATTTAACGAAGCTATCTTCCTGGAAAAATATTATATCTATCCAGGTGATGAAGAGCGTTATTTACATCCGGAAAACGGCGGCACGCCTCTGGTGATAGATACAAAAAAAGGAAAAAAAGACGTGAAGCTGTTCGTGTACCGCTACGACGACCATATCGACGTCGTGAAACAGTACAAGAAGAAAGTGATCGCGTATCGAGTGCTTTCTGAAAGCCTTCAAAAAGAGTCTCTGTCAGTGGCGGGAAGTTTAGCTTAAACAGGAAAGTGAAAGACGGGTGCTGTATGCTGCTCGTCTTTTTTATTGTTTTTTAAAACTTAACGTTTACGTTAAGGTTCAAAAGGTGTATAATGGTAACAGAAACGGCGAAGGGGGATTTACCTTGGAATGGATGAAGATTGATCAAGTGGCCAAAAGAAGCGGGCTGACAAAGCGGACCATCCGGTTTTATGAAGAAATCGGCTTGATTCCGGCGCCGAAACGGACAGACGGCGGTGTAAGGCTTTATTCAGAGGATGATATGGAGGAGCTTGAGAAAGTCATCAGCACAAAAGAGGTGCTCGGTTTTTCCCTTCAGGAGCTTCAGCATTTCATGGAAACCAGCCGCCAGCTAGAGTTAAACAAAGAGGGGTATTTGTTGTCACTGGATCCTAAGGAACGGAAAGAAAAACTGGAGGAAATTCAGGAAACCCTGAATCACCAGCTGGATTTGATTGATGAGAAAATCCGCACATTCCAAAGCTTTAAAGAACGCCTGCAGGGCATGAAAGGCAAAGCGGAACGCGCCATTCAATCAATCGAATGAAAAGTTTGTTAAACGCTATTTTTGTAGCGTTTCTTTTAATGGAATAAAGATGGAGGTTAGGTCAAATGGATAAGACAACACAAGTGAATCAGAAAACGGGTTTGCTCAGCCAGCCAAAAGCGGTATGGGCTGTCGCGTTTGCCTGTGTGATTTCTTTTATGGGAATCGGGCTGGTCGATCCAATTCTTCCGGCCATTGCCGCACAATTGCATGCTTCACCTAGTGAAGTATCACTCTTGTTTACAAGTTATTTGCTTGTAACCGGATTTATGATGTTTTTCTCAGGAGCCATTTCCAGCCGCATCGGCGCGAAATGGACATTAATTCTCGGACTTATTTTTATTATTGTGTTTGCGGGGCTTGGCGGCAGCTCAAGCTCAATCGCTCAGTTAGTCGGCTATCGCGGCGGCTGGGGATTAGGGAATGCTTTGTTTATTTCAACAGCGCTTGCGGTCATCGTTGGCGTGTCAGTCGGCGGCAGCGCCCAAGCGATTATTTTGTATGAGGCCGCGCTCGGTCTCGGGATTTCTGTCGGGCCGCTTGCAGGCGGAGAGCTCGGAAGCATTTCATGGCGCGCACCGTTTTTTGGAGTATCTGTCCTGATGTTTATTGCGTTAATCGCGATTTCTTTCATGCTTCCGAAGCTGCCGAAACCGGCGAAACGCGTCGGTGTGTTTGATGCGATGAAGGCACTCAAATATAAAGGCCTGCTGACAATGGCGGTATCGGCATTCCTATACAACTTTGGATTTTTTATTTTGCTAGCTTATTCTCCGTTCGTACTGGATTTAGATGAACACGGTCTTGGATATGTCTTCTTCGGCTGGGGCCTTCTGCTGGCGATTACGTCAGTCTTTACGGCGCCGCTCGTGCACAAAGCGCTGGGCACAGTGCGTTCGCTAGTCGTTCTCTTTATCGCCTTTGCGGCCATTCTCGTTATTATGGGGATCTGGACAGACCATCAGACTTTGATTATTACATGTATCGTTGTCGCTGGTGCTGTCCTCGGTATGGTGAATACGATCATGACAACCGCTGTGATGGGTTCTGCGCCGGTTGAACGTTCAATCGCGTCTTCAGCCTACAGCTCAGTCCGCTTCATCGGCGGCGCGCTCGCCCCGTGGATTGCAGGAATGCTGTCAGAACACTTTACTGCAAGCACACCATATACAGTAGGCGGAATCGTCGTTTTTGTCGGCATGCTTGTCCTTCTCATGGGACGTAAACATCTTGCTGGAATTAAGGCGGGGCATTAATAACGAAAGACACTGCGCATATGCAGTGTCTTTTTATTCGTTATAATGCATCATAATCGAATTGGTGCAGGAAAGGACAACCTTTATGACACAATTTTACTATTTTCCGGCTGAAAACTCCCTTTAGAAACCGGTTTTTTCGGTCAGCAAGAACGGCGTTCGCGGAAAGGGCATCCGCTTCGGTCAGGCATTGATGCGGCTGGGATTTATCTTGCAGAAGCTGAGAATGTGTCCGTTCATTTACGATTGCCATTTCAGTGATGGTTCATGCTGTAGAGGGGACGTTTGCCATGGATAAGGCAAAACCTGACGAATATGATCAGAAATGTTTAGAAACGCTCTATCAATACATACACAGCGTCATGAAAAACAGCTTTTCTCGGTCGAGTGGTTTACCGCTTGGGAAGATGAGGAGGATTTTGAGCTGTCTGCCAAAAGAGAGCTGACACTTGATGAATTCACATCTCCATTGCAGCTCATTTTAAAAGACAGAGAGCTTTTGAGAATCGTTCAGAAAAAATGGCAGTAAAAAACCCGCCCTTTAGCAGGCGGGTTTTTTTATAAATTAAAGCACTTTCGTCGTCCAAGACTCGCAGTTCCACGTTTCTGTCGCAATATCCATATAAAAGTCTGGCTCGTGGGAAATGAGCAGAATGGAGCCTTTATATTCTTTCAGGGCGCGCTTGAGCTCTTCCTTGGCATCGGCATCCAAGTGGTTTGTCGGCTCATCGAGCACCAGCAGGTTTGTTTCTGAGTTGATTAGCTTGCACAATCTGACTTTCGCTTTTTCGCCTCCGCTTAATACGGAGACGCGGCTTTCGATATGCTTTGTCGTCAGCCCGCATTTTGCCAGAGCGGCACGGATTTCATACTGCGTATAAGAAGGGAATTCGCTCCATACTTCTTCGATGCACGTATTGTTGTTTGTTTCCTTGACCTCTTGCTCGAAATAGCCGGTATAGATGTGCTCACCGCGTTCAACAGAGCCTTCGAGCGGCTGGATTTCACCAAGCAAACTTTTCAGCAATGTCGTTTTTCCGATCCCATTCGCGCCGTAAAGGGCGATTTTTTGGCCGCGCTCCATGCGGAGGTTGAGCGGACGGGACAGCGGGGAATCGTAACCGATCACGAGATCCTTCGTTTCAAAAATCAGCTTGCCTGACGTTCTCGCCGGCTTAAAGTGGAATTCCGGCTTTGGCTTTTCTGCCGCAAGCTCGATCATATCCATCTTATCGAGTTTCTTTTGGCGGGACATCGCCATGTTTCTCGTGCTGACACGCGCTTTGTTGCGGGCGACGAAATCCTTCAGCTCCGCGACTTCCTGCTGCTGCTTTTTGTAGGCCGCTTCAAGCTGCTGTTTTTTCACCTCGTAGACTTCCATAAACTGATGGTAGTCGCCGACATAACGTGTCAGCTCTTGATTTTCAACGTGATAAATCAGGTTGATGACACTATTCAAGAACGGAATATCGTGGGAAATCAGGATGAACGCGTTCTCGTATTCCTGCAGGTAGCGTTTCAGCCATTCAATATGCTGTTCATCAAGATAGTTGGTCGGCTCATCGAGAAGCAGAATTTCCGGCTTTTCAAGGAGAAGCTTAGCGAGAAGGACCTTTGTGCGCTGTCCGCCGCTCAAATCGGTGACATCTCGCTCTAAACCGATATCGCTCAAACCGAGACCGCGGGCGATTTCTTCCACCTTGGAATCAATGACATAAAAATCATTGTTTGTCAGCGCGTCTTGAATGACGCCGACTTCTTCAAGCAGCTTCTCGAGCTCGTCGGGATCAGCCTCGCCCATTTTGTTGTAAATCTCGTTCATTTCCTCTTCCATCGCAAATAAATAATGGAATGCGTCTTTCAGGACGTCGCGAATGGATTTTCCTTTTTCCAGCACGGTATGCTGATCAAGGTATCCGACACGGACATTTTTTGACCATTCGACTTTTCCCTCATCAGGTTCAAGCTTTCCGGTAATAATATTCATGAAGGTTGATTTTCCTTCACCGTTTGCGCCGATCAAGCCGACGTGCTCGCCTTTTAACAGGCGGAAGGAAACGTTATTAAAAATGGCCCGGTCCCCGAAACCGTGGCTTAAATCCTTTACAGATAAAATACTCATGTTTACACCTCTATCGTTATCAAACACGCACAATCGGCGTGTAATATTCACCCTTTTGATTATAAAGGAGGATTCGGAATGTTGAAAGGTATAGGAAAGAAAAAGAAAAATTGCGTTCCGGGCGAGGTTTTGAGATACTATGGAATAGATTTCAGGAATTGAGGAGAACAAAATGACGCAAACTTGGCCATTTTTACATAATGCACAATCATTTATACAAGAGAATTGGAATGCTTCCGGCTTTCAAA from Bacillus subtilis subsp. subtilis str. 168 encodes the following:
- the yfmN gene encoding hypothetical protein (Evidence 5: Unknown function), which gives rise to MDKAKPDEYDQKCLETLYQYIHSVMKNSFSRSSGLPLGKMRRILSCLPKES
- the copO gene encoding metal (copper) efflux transporter (Evidence 1a: Function from experimental evidences in the studied strain; PubMedId: 14663075, 15849754, 16850406; Product type t: transporter); amino-acid sequence: MDKTTQVNQKTGLLSQPKAVWAVAFACVISFMGIGLVDPILPAIAAQLHASPSEVSLLFTSYLLVTGFMMFFSGAISSRIGAKWTLILGLIFIIVFAGLGGSSSSIAQLVGYRGGWGLGNALFISTALAVIVGVSVGGSAQAIILYEAALGLGISVGPLAGGELGSISWRAPFFGVSVLMFIALIAISFMLPKLPKPAKRVGVFDAMKALKYKGLLTMAVSAFLYNFGFFILLAYSPFVLDLDEHGLGYVFFGWGLLLAITSVFTAPLVHKALGTVRSLVVLFIAFAAILVIMGIWTDHQTLIITCIVVAGAVLGMVNTIMTTAVMGSAPVERSIASSAYSSVRFIGGALAPWIAGMLSEHFTASTPYTVGGIVVFVGMLVLLMGRKHLAGIKAGH
- the ettM gene encoding putative energy-sensing inhibitor of translation (Evidence 3: Putative function from multiple computational evidences; PubMedId: 12486040, 16109936, 16684363, 22333191, 24389466; Product type r: regulator); its protein translation is MSILSVKDLSHGFGDRAIFNNVSFRLLKGEHVGLIGANGEGKSTFMNIITGKLEPDEGKVEWSKNVRVGYLDQHTVLEKGKSIRDVLKDAFHYLFAMEEEMNEIYNKMGEADPDELEKLLEEVGVIQDALTNNDFYVIDSKVEEIARGLGLSDIGLERDVTDLSGGQRTKVLLAKLLLEKPEILLLDEPTNYLDEQHIEWLKRYLQEYENAFILISHDIPFLNSVINLIYHVENQELTRYVGDYHQFMEVYEVKKQQLEAAYKKQQQEVAELKDFVARNKARVSTRNMAMSRQKKLDKMDMIELAAEKPKPEFHFKPARTSGKLIFETKDLVIGYDSPLSRPLNLRMERGQKIALYGANGIGKTTLLKSLLGEIQPLEGSVERGEHIYTGYFEQEVKETNNNTCIEEVWSEFPSYTQYEIRAALAKCGLTTKHIESRVSVLSGGEKAKVRLCKLINSETNLLVLDEPTNHLDADAKEELKRALKEYKGSILLISHEPDFYMDIATETWNCESWTTKVL